CACATGATCGGAATATTGATGAACTGATGGATGAATTTGAGGATTTAGAACAAACTGATGAAATTTGGGGATTTAGGGTTTTCAATTTCAATCTGGCAAACCTATTGTGATTGAAGATATGGCGTATTGGGGTTTAATAGTTTAAAAGGTAATGGCAGAAGTGTAATTATGGTTGCAACTGGTGGTTACTTTGGGCACTTATGAGATCGTGGCAATTTTTTACTTTAGGGCTTTTAAGAATACTAGTTCCCTGACAAATGCATGTTCATCTCTAACGCACTGGGTTATTGATATTTGTGTCACGATTCTGTTACAATTCTGTTtagaaaattatgattttacttTCTGTCAGAATCGCGTCACAAATGTGTCAGAATTTGTAATACAATATTTTGCGTAGGAAATTTTCGTAGCAAAATGAccacttttctagtagtgaacaagaaatttcgttcgattagttaaatgaacaaacatgaacagaggtctcgttcgttcgattgtgtttgTTAATCTGTTTGAACAAGATATTTTACTTTTTGGCTTATGAAGTCGCCATTTATTTGATTATGATTTGAAAGGTTGTTGTATACAAACCCAACATAAAGGTATGAAGATGAATCACATAAATCCTATGCTATTGGTGCGAGTTGTAAGGAGTCTTGATCTTGAGTCAAGCTGAGGTGTCATTTGTAAGTTAAGTCATTTCCCTTGATGACATGAATCGAATAAATCAAACTTACATATAAAACTTGTAAACGTTAAACTATCGGCCAACATACATACGTGTAGTAGTGGCTAGTGGGGACTCTGGGCCCAATATATATCTTTGATTAATTGAATGTGGAATAAAATTGTTTGAGAAACATGAAGAAGTATTTAAAGCCGCCAAGTTTCATTTATTAATTTGAGGATTTGTCAATTTTGGTTATGATTCGAAGGGAAAGGATAAAATAGGAAATGTAGTTTGGATAGGAACGGTAGAAAGCAATAATAGAAGAACATGTGACAAATAATAAAAATCACAAGGAAGACCATTTTAGTCCAAACAATCTCAAATACATCCAGATCTAAAAACCCATTTCATTTCTCTTCAACTCAACCCtacaccaccacccccaccactcCACCACACTGTCacccaccgccaccgccaccgccactaCCATAACCACCACGGCAACCGTTGCCGCCttaaccaccaccaccaacaacaaCACCGATCTCACAACCATCCCTTATCCACACTCTTGCCCGAACTCGACTCTCACAATCCGGCTAGCAACCACCACCTCCGGCGACGGTCCTCTCTTCAAGTGGCTCTACTagcatattattatatataaacccaaagtttataaataataaacttcaaatccatttaattttataaaaaaatgtaaataaaacagaaaatataaaaaatataaatataaataaaactttaCATTATTTTtgtcaaatataattaattaaaaaatagacCCTCTAGATATTAAAGGACATTTTAGTAAGAATTAACAAAAAAGTTAACAAGATTTTGTTGATGTCAGAAAATGTGTGTAGCTGACGCTATCTTGTgagtcttgaattgattgtaaacttcgtgttggataatcaatagaagaccagATTGATTGTATTGTGTTCGTGTTCTTCATCCAGTGTTCTTGTTCCTGTTGTGTTCGGTTTATCAAGGGGATTTCGCACCCTTGGTAGATTATCAGTTTTGTGACGATCCATACGAGATAGGGGACCTACAGATTTGGCATTAGTACTCAAATTGTGACAAGATTTGCGCTTAGTACTCAACATTGTAACAAATTATAACATTAATATCTGATTTTGCAACAAAAAACTATTAGTACCCGACATTGAAATTTGGCAGAAACCACAAGAACCAACGGTGTAATTTTTTCATCTTTAAATGAGTATGAGTAAAAAGGACGCTTTTATCAACAAATAAGTATTACATAGTTCGTATCGACGTGAACAGGTGCACAACATCAAATTAAAATGAATTTTAAATACGCATATGTAGTAAAAATGACGTTAAAACACTAGACATAACAATCAGAAGTCTATGTTCCCAACATATGCTACAAGTGTTGGCGGCGTTGTGGCGATTGTTGCGCTTAGCAGCGGCTCCTGCAGCGGCATACACAGGTATGACTGCTCCGCCGCCTCCTTGTCGGGAGAGGCTAGAGTCACCACCATATCCATTGTTGTTTTCTCGAGTTGAGCGCCCAGCACCACCATCGCCACTACCACCTCGTGCACTGGTGTGGGCAAATTTGCTTTGGTTTACAACTCCATCGTCTTCCCTACCTACAAAACCACTacataatatattatatatatagttatagtgggtgaggttctagagtgaacactagtgtatttgtgatctgcgtgaacaaatcctgaccattCATTTACATcctcaaatcgtaaaatacactataGTGTATTTTCATCTTCAAATCCTGacaatcctgaccattgatttacacttgtgtattaatAATCAAGGGTtaggattagttcacacagttcactatcaagagggttgttcacaaatgaacctcaCCCTATAGTTATATACCAAATGGCTTTTAGCATAGCGGTATCAAGATGTGTAGTAAAAGTGTTCAGTTCTATGTGGTTGAGGGTTCCGGTTCCAAGCGGACACCGTAGGGGTGCGAGTTAATCGTT
The sequence above is drawn from the Helianthus annuus cultivar XRQ/B chromosome 12, HanXRQr2.0-SUNRISE, whole genome shotgun sequence genome and encodes:
- the LOC110894793 gene encoding uncharacterized protein LOC110894793, whose product is MGAMKLILFLLVLLNFISPLSFAHVANNYSGREDDGVVNQSKFAHTSARGGSGDGGAGRSTRENNNGYGGDSSLSRQGGGGAVIPVYAAAGAAAKRNNRHNAANTCSICWEHRLLIVMSSVLTSFLLHMRI